One window from the genome of Enterococcus haemoperoxidus ATCC BAA-382 encodes:
- the cbpB gene encoding cyclic-di-AMP-binding protein CbpB, giving the protein MIGTAIKELLLEKQETFLIPAENVANVMCLNPLSHALLVLSQVKYSKIPVLDKGDRFVGLISLSDVVDKMFDITSVDFDKLQDFTVADVMEVNVPIIGEQWELEDVLHLLVDAAFLPVVDDNQRFKGIITRKELLKAINHMAHELERKNIILPKNDGESAEMKVI; this is encoded by the coding sequence ATGATTGGAACTGCTATAAAAGAATTATTATTAGAAAAACAAGAAACCTTTTTGATTCCAGCGGAAAATGTTGCAAACGTGATGTGTTTGAATCCGCTAAGTCATGCGCTATTGGTTTTATCTCAAGTAAAATATTCAAAAATTCCAGTTTTAGATAAAGGGGATCGTTTCGTCGGTCTGATCAGCTTATCTGATGTTGTGGATAAAATGTTCGATATCACGTCTGTTGACTTTGATAAATTACAAGATTTTACTGTGGCAGATGTTATGGAAGTCAATGTGCCAATTATTGGTGAACAATGGGAACTAGAAGATGTTCTTCATTTGTTAGTTGATGCAGCTTTTCTACCTGTAGTGGATGACAATCAACGTTTTAAAGGAATCATTACTCGTAAAGAATTATTAAAAGCAATCAATCATATGGCACATGAACTAGAACGGAAAAATATTATCTTACCAAAAAATGACGGAGAATCTGCAGAAATGAAAGTGATTTGA
- a CDS encoding transporter substrate-binding domain-containing protein translates to MKKTKKLLVALSLSLALGLIVGCGSGGDDKKSADSGNKSTTDLQKIKDAGVIKVGVKEDVPNFGYMNPDTNKNEGMEPDIARLIAKELTGSEDNVEFVGVTAKTRGPLLDNGELDMVIATFTITDERKETYNFTTPYYKDEVGFLVRKADKFTDTASLDGKTIGVVQSATTKEAIEKQAKELGVSFKYQELGSYPELKTALTSKRIDAFSVDKSILTGYVDDNTEILKDGFSPQEYGIATKKANTELNDQLNQSIEKWEKDGTLEKFTKRGI, encoded by the coding sequence ATGAAAAAAACGAAAAAATTATTAGTTGCATTATCCCTTAGTTTAGCACTTGGTTTAATTGTAGGGTGTGGCAGTGGTGGAGATGATAAAAAATCAGCCGACTCTGGTAATAAGAGTACAACTGACCTTCAGAAAATTAAAGATGCCGGTGTCATTAAAGTCGGTGTTAAAGAAGATGTCCCTAATTTTGGCTATATGAATCCCGACACGAATAAAAATGAAGGAATGGAACCAGACATCGCTCGCTTAATCGCGAAAGAATTAACTGGTAGCGAAGATAATGTAGAGTTTGTTGGTGTAACAGCTAAAACTCGTGGTCCATTGTTGGATAATGGTGAATTAGATATGGTGATCGCAACCTTTACAATTACGGATGAGCGAAAAGAAACCTACAATTTCACGACCCCTTATTATAAAGACGAAGTTGGTTTCTTAGTAAGAAAAGCTGACAAATTTACTGATACTGCTAGCTTAGATGGAAAAACAATTGGTGTCGTTCAATCAGCAACGACAAAAGAAGCAATCGAAAAACAAGCGAAAGAATTGGGTGTATCATTCAAATATCAAGAACTTGGTTCTTATCCTGAACTGAAAACAGCCCTAACTTCAAAAAGAATTGATGCTTTCTCAGTTGATAAATCGATTTTGACAGGTTATGTAGACGATAATACAGAAATTCTTAAAGATGGTTTCTCACCACAGGAATATGGAATTGCTACAAAAAAAGCAAATACCGAACTAAATGATCAATTGAATCAATCCATCGAAAAATGGGAAAAAGATGGTACCTTAGAAAAATTTACAAAACGTGGAATCTAG
- a CDS encoding metallophosphoesterase translates to MKYLIVSDNHGDRDVLVDLAGTYRGKVDKMFHCGDSELEPTDVLWNDFSVVKGNCDYDPEFPDTIVEKNGTDTIFMTHGHLANVRSGLTTLALQANQVNANIVLFGHTHEIGCEVRANVLYLNPGSISLPRGPIQLKSYAIIESTPDQFSVQYYGRNHQPFKELHFVFNKK, encoded by the coding sequence ATGAAATATTTAATTGTAAGTGATAATCATGGTGATCGTGATGTGTTAGTTGATTTAGCAGGAACCTATCGAGGAAAAGTAGATAAAATGTTTCATTGCGGGGATTCAGAATTAGAACCTACTGATGTATTATGGAACGACTTTAGTGTAGTTAAGGGAAATTGTGATTACGATCCGGAATTTCCTGACACGATTGTAGAAAAGAATGGAACAGATACTATTTTTATGACACATGGTCATTTAGCCAATGTTCGTTCTGGCTTGACTACACTTGCCTTACAGGCCAATCAGGTCAACGCTAATATCGTGTTATTCGGTCATACACACGAAATTGGTTGTGAGGTTCGGGCGAACGTACTTTATTTAAATCCTGGAAGCATCAGTCTACCGAGAGGTCCGATCCAACTGAAGTCGTATGCAATTATCGAAAGTACCCCAGATCAATTTAGTGTTCAATATTATGGACGAAATCACCAGCCCTTCAAAGAATTGCATTTTGTTTTTAATAAAAAATAA
- a CDS encoding amino acid ABC transporter permease — protein sequence MFIIANAGPFALYRWEALFKDWRLFGDAFLYTILLAIGSLIVAMLLGIFFGSLSAMQNKFLNVISRIYVEFFQNTPLLIQFIVVYYGFPLISPMLTFSTTTIAIICVGLYHGAYISEVVRSGIGAVPKGQFEAAYSQGFSYGKTMRYVVLPQAWRIMLPPLTNQIVNLIKNTSTVAIISGADVMFTANSWSSINLNYIPAFAVAGFLYFILCFPLANLARKLEENNKKAYTR from the coding sequence ATGTTCATTATAGCAAATGCAGGTCCTTTTGCACTCTATCGTTGGGAAGCATTATTTAAAGACTGGAGACTTTTTGGCGATGCTTTCCTCTATACTATTTTATTGGCTATTGGCTCACTGATTGTTGCTATGCTATTAGGAATTTTTTTCGGCAGTCTATCAGCTATGCAGAATAAGTTTTTAAATGTAATCAGTCGAATTTATGTTGAGTTCTTTCAAAATACACCCTTGTTGATTCAATTTATCGTAGTCTATTATGGGTTTCCTTTAATTAGTCCGATGTTGACTTTTTCAACCACGACTATCGCCATTATTTGTGTTGGTCTTTATCATGGTGCTTATATCTCCGAAGTTGTTCGCTCTGGAATTGGCGCTGTTCCTAAAGGTCAATTTGAAGCGGCTTATTCTCAAGGTTTCTCTTACGGAAAGACGATGCGCTATGTGGTCTTACCACAGGCATGGCGTATCATGCTACCGCCGTTAACAAATCAAATCGTTAACTTAATCAAAAATACATCGACCGTTGCAATTATATCAGGCGCTGATGTGATGTTCACTGCCAACAGCTGGTCTTCGATCAATTTAAATTATATTCCAGCTTTCGCTGTAGCAGGATTTCTTTACTTTATCCTATGCTTCCCGCTAGCTAATTTAGCGAGAAAACTTGAAGAAAATAATAAGAAAGCTTATACCAGATAG
- a CDS encoding amino acid ABC transporter permease, translating to MSQLLTGNNLRFLFDGLKLTLYISFVSIVLSTIFGTILAVLRNQKTGPLKFLASLYIEIVRNIPNLLWIYVIFLIFKIKSTPAGIVSFTVFTTAALAEIIRGGLNGVDKGQKEAARSQGFSNFQILLYIVLPQAIRNVLPAIVSQFVTVIKDTSFLYSVIALQELFGKSYILMGRYAQTEQVFAIYGLVALMYFVINFSISQFSRWLSRNWT from the coding sequence ATGAGTCAACTTCTGACCGGCAATAATTTGCGCTTTTTATTCGATGGTTTGAAGCTTACACTTTATATTTCTTTTGTATCGATCGTGTTAAGTACAATTTTTGGAACAATTTTAGCTGTGTTGAGAAATCAAAAAACTGGCCCTTTAAAATTTTTAGCTAGTTTATATATCGAAATCGTTCGAAATATCCCAAATTTATTGTGGATTTATGTAATTTTCTTGATTTTTAAGATCAAGTCTACTCCGGCTGGTATTGTTAGCTTCACTGTTTTCACAACCGCAGCTCTTGCTGAAATTATCCGTGGTGGTTTAAACGGTGTAGATAAAGGACAAAAAGAAGCGGCTCGTTCACAAGGATTTAGCAATTTCCAAATTCTTTTGTATATTGTCTTGCCTCAAGCTATTCGCAATGTATTGCCTGCTATAGTTTCACAATTTGTAACAGTAATCAAAGATACTAGTTTTTTATATTCAGTTATTGCTTTGCAAGAATTATTTGGAAAATCATATATCTTAATGGGACGCTATGCACAAACAGAACAAGTCTTTGCTATATATGGTCTTGTCGCTTTGATGTATTTCGTGATCAACTTTTCTATCTCTCAATTTTCGAGATGGCTATCTAGGAATTGGACATAA
- the dapD gene encoding 2,3,4,5-tetrahydropyridine-2,6-dicarboxylate N-acetyltransferase yields MDAYEIINYIGNAEKKTPVKVTLKGKLKEVIFPDEIQAFTNCKTGTLFGEWKVIKEFLEKNKENIVDYVIENDSRNSAIPLLDIKQINARIEPGAIIRDQVEIGDNAVIMMGAIINIGSVIGEGTMIDMGAILGGRATVGKNCHIGAGTVLAGVIEPPSAEPVVIEDNVLIGANAVILEGIRVGEGAVVAAGAIVVDDVAPYTVVAGVPAKKIKDIDAKTKSKTNMMEELRKL; encoded by the coding sequence ATGGATGCATATGAAATTATTAATTATATCGGGAACGCTGAAAAGAAAACACCAGTAAAAGTTACTTTGAAAGGGAAACTTAAAGAAGTGATTTTTCCTGATGAAATCCAAGCTTTTACGAATTGCAAAACGGGCACATTATTTGGAGAATGGAAGGTAATTAAAGAGTTTCTTGAGAAGAATAAAGAGAATATAGTAGATTACGTTATTGAAAATGATTCTCGAAATTCCGCTATCCCGCTGTTGGATATTAAACAAATCAATGCTCGAATTGAACCAGGAGCAATTATTAGAGACCAAGTTGAGATTGGTGACAATGCTGTGATTATGATGGGCGCAATCATCAATATTGGTTCAGTGATTGGTGAAGGCACGATGATCGATATGGGTGCAATTTTAGGTGGACGCGCAACCGTTGGTAAAAATTGTCATATCGGTGCGGGAACCGTTTTAGCTGGTGTAATTGAGCCGCCTAGTGCAGAACCTGTAGTAATCGAAGATAATGTTTTGATCGGTGCAAATGCAGTTATTTTAGAAGGTATCCGAGTTGGAGAAGGTGCAGTAGTTGCAGCAGGAGCGATCGTAGTTGATGACGTTGCACCTTATACGGTAGTTGCTGGAGTGCCTGCAAAAAAAATAAAAGACATTGATGCAAAAACGAAAAGCAAAACAAATATGATGGAAGAATTACGCAAATTATAA
- a CDS encoding amino acid ABC transporter ATP-binding protein, which produces MISLEHVNKYFGDHHVLKDVSLRVNEGEKIVIIGPSGSGKSTLIRCINRLEKVTDGHIFVDGIDITEPKAPVQKVRQKVAMVFQSFNLYAHKTIIQNLTLAPIKVKGVSKEEATKTGMDYLERVGLADKANAYPAQLSGGQQQRVAIARALNMHPEIILFDEPTSALDPEMIQEVLDVMVDLSKQNITMICVTHEMGFARQVADKVIFMDNGQIIETGTPEHFFTNTQNERAKEFLSKIIHN; this is translated from the coding sequence ATGATTTCGTTGGAACATGTAAATAAGTATTTTGGGGATCATCATGTCTTGAAAGACGTTTCTCTAAGAGTCAACGAAGGAGAAAAGATCGTAATTATTGGACCTTCTGGTTCAGGTAAAAGTACTTTGATCCGTTGTATCAATCGTTTAGAAAAAGTTACTGACGGCCATATATTTGTTGATGGCATCGACATTACTGAACCAAAAGCACCTGTTCAAAAAGTTCGCCAAAAAGTAGCAATGGTATTTCAAAGTTTTAACTTGTATGCGCACAAGACAATCATTCAAAATCTTACTTTAGCTCCTATCAAAGTTAAAGGCGTTAGTAAAGAAGAGGCAACTAAGACTGGAATGGACTATTTAGAAAGGGTTGGTTTGGCCGATAAAGCGAATGCCTACCCTGCTCAACTTTCTGGTGGTCAGCAACAACGCGTGGCAATTGCAAGGGCTCTGAACATGCATCCAGAAATTATTCTTTTTGATGAGCCAACCTCTGCTCTTGATCCAGAAATGATTCAAGAAGTATTGGATGTTATGGTAGATTTATCAAAACAAAACATTACAATGATTTGTGTTACGCACGAAATGGGCTTTGCGCGTCAAGTAGCCGATAAAGTTATTTTTATGGATAACGGTCAGATCATTGAAACAGGAACGCCCGAACATTTCTTCACTAATACACAAAATGAACGTGCCAAAGAATTTTTAAGTAAAATCATTCATAATTAA
- the rph gene encoding ribonuclease PH, with product MIRHDGRQAKELRKITIETNVYKHPEGSVVISFGDTKVICSATVEEKVPPFLKGEGTGWVTAEYSMLPRATNTRNIRESAKGKLTGRTMEIQRLIGRSLRAVIDLKKLGERSIIVDCDVVQADGGTRTASITGAFVAMKIAVDKMLKKGDLQENPIKEYLAAVSAGLLNDGQCVLDLDYKEDSAAAVDMNLVMTESGNFVELQGTGEEATFSGDELNSLLFYGKTGIEHLIAYQKEALINQMSEMSFPTEAKTIVIATRNPGKAKEFTKIFAEKGYHVKTLLDYPELPDVEETGKTFEENARLKAETIAEILKQPVLADDSGLIVDALDGRPGIYSARFAGEPTNNAANNAKLLHELTGVPKEKRTATFHCTLVFAAPDKESLVVEGEWSGEIGTIPRGDHGFGYDPLFFVPEEQQTAAELSDERKNEISHRGKAVAKLRDQWENWLKN from the coding sequence ATGATCAGACATGATGGAAGACAAGCAAAAGAACTAAGAAAAATCACCATTGAAACGAATGTTTATAAACATCCTGAAGGGTCAGTCGTGATTTCTTTTGGTGATACTAAAGTTATTTGTTCAGCAACTGTGGAAGAAAAAGTTCCACCGTTTTTAAAAGGAGAAGGAACAGGTTGGGTAACTGCAGAATATAGCATGCTCCCTAGAGCCACAAATACGAGGAATATCCGTGAAAGTGCCAAAGGAAAATTAACAGGTCGAACAATGGAGATCCAACGCTTGATTGGTCGCTCATTACGCGCTGTTATTGATTTGAAAAAATTAGGAGAAAGAAGTATTATCGTTGATTGTGATGTTGTTCAAGCAGACGGAGGTACTCGCACAGCAAGTATTACTGGAGCGTTTGTAGCCATGAAAATAGCTGTTGATAAAATGCTTAAAAAAGGGGATTTACAAGAAAATCCAATTAAAGAGTATTTAGCAGCAGTTAGTGCAGGGCTTTTAAATGATGGTCAGTGTGTTCTTGATTTAGATTATAAAGAAGATTCTGCTGCAGCAGTGGATATGAATTTGGTGATGACTGAATCTGGTAATTTTGTTGAGCTTCAAGGAACAGGTGAAGAGGCGACATTTTCGGGAGATGAGTTAAATTCACTATTATTCTATGGGAAAACTGGGATCGAGCATTTGATTGCCTATCAAAAAGAAGCCTTAATAAATCAAATGAGCGAGATGTCTTTTCCAACAGAAGCTAAAACAATCGTTATTGCTACGAGAAATCCTGGGAAAGCGAAAGAGTTTACTAAAATTTTTGCTGAAAAAGGCTATCATGTTAAAACATTATTGGATTACCCAGAATTACCAGATGTTGAGGAAACAGGGAAAACATTTGAAGAAAACGCGCGTTTAAAAGCAGAAACGATTGCTGAAATTTTAAAACAACCTGTTTTAGCAGATGATTCAGGGTTAATCGTTGATGCATTAGATGGTAGACCAGGAATTTATTCAGCTCGTTTTGCCGGAGAACCAACAAATAATGCAGCTAATAATGCAAAATTACTGCATGAATTAACTGGTGTGCCAAAAGAAAAACGAACAGCTACATTCCATTGTACACTTGTTTTTGCAGCCCCTGATAAAGAAAGTTTAGTTGTTGAAGGGGAGTGGTCTGGAGAGATTGGAACAATTCCGCGAGGAGATCATGGATTTGGGTATGATCCCTTGTTCTTCGTACCAGAAGAACAACAAACGGCAGCTGAATTATCAGATGAGCGCAAAAATGAGATCAGTCATAGAGGAAAAGCCGTTGCAAAACTAAGAGATCAATGGGAAAATTGGTTGAAAAATTAG
- the pheT gene encoding phenylalanine--tRNA ligase subunit beta codes for MLVSYKWLSEYLDLSKISAKELSDQMSLTGIEVEGVEVPEEGLKKIVVGEVKECIPHPNSDHLSICQVDIGEEELSQIVCGAPNVKVGIKVIVALPGSRITGNQKIKKGKMRGEVSNGMICSLQELGYSDSVVPKAYSEGIYYMPQEAVNGEDVFSYLDMDDHIIELSITPNRADALSMRGVAYEVGAIYRQTPKFNDALLEEDTTETVADYISVEVEDPKDVPAYQIRIIKDVKIAESPLWLQTRLMNEGIRPINNVVDITNYILLLFGQPLHAFDYNKLDSQTILVRRGKADEEIVTLDGETRKLTNENIVITNGKVPVALAGVMGGADSEITEETTTVALESALFDSLSVRRTSKEFNLRSESSSRFEKGINHATIGEAGDVAAAMIAKLAGGTVVSDKAIGSELTLEDVVVSVTISRINEYLGTKMNQATVSEIFDTLGFEYELDHEKYTVTVPPRRWDITIEADLIEEVARIYGYDNLPSTLPKGETVAGSLTSGQLLVRRIKSLLEGCGASEAISYALTTEEKSRQFMMRESLTTSLQWPMSEERSVLRMNLISGLLDDVAYNVARKNTNVALYEIGRVFYQDNDPKKELPYEENHLGIVLSGNSVVKDWQTKELPVDFYTIKGILEVLFDSVGIADKISYEATKDNQELHPGRTALVKLNDTVIGFIGQVHPNVAKEYEIPETYAAELNLQAIIEEENDALVYQQISKFPAVSRDIALLVDETVTSQELVGTISKHAGKFLQTVHLFDVYQGDNIAEGKKSMAYSLTFVNAEATLVDEEINQSMEKVEKALVAEFNVTIR; via the coding sequence GTATCGAAGTTGAAGGTGTTGAAGTACCAGAAGAAGGCTTGAAAAAAATTGTGGTCGGTGAGGTCAAAGAATGTATTCCTCATCCGAATTCAGATCATCTATCGATCTGCCAAGTGGATATCGGTGAAGAAGAATTATCACAAATCGTTTGTGGTGCACCGAATGTCAAAGTCGGCATCAAAGTGATTGTAGCTTTACCTGGGTCACGTATTACTGGCAATCAAAAAATCAAAAAAGGTAAAATGCGTGGGGAAGTCTCAAATGGTATGATTTGTTCTTTACAAGAATTGGGTTATTCGGATAGTGTGGTTCCAAAAGCTTATTCTGAAGGAATTTATTATATGCCGCAAGAGGCTGTCAATGGTGAGGATGTTTTCTCTTATTTAGACATGGATGACCACATTATCGAATTATCAATCACGCCAAACCGGGCAGATGCATTAAGCATGCGTGGCGTTGCATATGAAGTTGGAGCTATTTACCGTCAAACGCCTAAATTCAATGACGCTCTTTTAGAAGAGGATACTACTGAAACAGTTGCTGATTATATCTCAGTTGAGGTGGAAGATCCAAAAGATGTACCGGCTTATCAAATCAGAATTATTAAAGATGTGAAAATTGCCGAAAGTCCATTATGGTTGCAAACTCGTTTAATGAACGAAGGAATCCGTCCAATCAATAACGTGGTTGATATAACGAACTATATCCTTTTATTATTTGGACAACCATTGCATGCATTTGATTATAATAAATTAGATAGTCAAACGATTTTAGTCAGACGGGGTAAAGCGGATGAAGAAATCGTTACTTTAGATGGTGAAACTCGTAAACTAACTAATGAAAATATCGTTATTACAAATGGTAAAGTTCCAGTAGCTTTGGCTGGTGTTATGGGTGGTGCGGATTCAGAAATCACTGAGGAAACAACAACGGTTGCGCTGGAATCTGCATTATTTGATTCATTATCCGTTCGAAGAACATCAAAAGAATTTAACCTGCGTAGCGAATCTTCTAGTAGATTTGAAAAAGGGATTAATCATGCAACAATTGGTGAGGCTGGCGATGTAGCAGCGGCAATGATCGCTAAATTAGCTGGCGGAACGGTTGTTTCAGATAAGGCCATTGGCTCAGAATTAACCTTAGAAGATGTTGTTGTAAGTGTAACAATTTCTCGAATCAATGAATATCTGGGCACGAAAATGAATCAAGCGACGGTTAGTGAAATCTTCGATACTTTAGGATTTGAGTATGAACTTGATCATGAAAAATACACTGTGACAGTTCCACCTAGACGTTGGGATATTACGATCGAAGCAGACTTGATCGAAGAGGTTGCACGTATTTACGGTTATGACAATCTACCGTCAACCTTACCAAAAGGTGAGACTGTAGCAGGTAGCTTAACGAGCGGACAATTATTAGTTCGTAGAATCAAAAGCTTATTAGAAGGTTGTGGTGCAAGTGAAGCAATCAGCTATGCTCTAACAACAGAAGAGAAATCTCGTCAATTTATGATGAGAGAGAGCTTAACAACAAGTCTACAATGGCCAATGAGTGAAGAACGTTCTGTTTTAAGAATGAACTTGATTTCAGGTTTGCTAGATGATGTGGCATATAATGTTGCTCGTAAAAATACCAATGTTGCACTTTATGAAATTGGACGAGTGTTCTATCAAGATAACGATCCTAAAAAAGAATTGCCGTATGAAGAAAATCATTTAGGAATCGTATTATCTGGAAATAGTGTAGTAAAAGATTGGCAGACAAAAGAATTACCTGTTGATTTCTATACGATCAAAGGAATACTTGAAGTATTATTTGACTCAGTAGGTATTGCGGATAAAATATCTTATGAAGCGACAAAAGATAACCAAGAGTTGCACCCAGGAAGAACAGCTTTAGTTAAATTGAATGATACAGTCATCGGTTTTATTGGGCAAGTTCATCCAAATGTGGCAAAAGAATATGAAATTCCTGAAACATATGCTGCTGAATTAAATCTTCAAGCAATTATTGAAGAAGAAAATGATGCCTTAGTTTATCAACAAATTTCAAAATTCCCAGCCGTTTCTAGAGATATTGCCTTATTAGTTGATGAAACAGTAACTAGCCAAGAGTTAGTTGGAACGATTTCTAAACATGCTGGAAAATTCTTGCAAACTGTTCATTTATTTGATGTATACCAAGGAGATAATATCGCTGAAGGTAAAAAATCAATGGCGTATAGCTTAACTTTTGTGAATGCAGAAGCGACATTGGTAGACGAAGAGATCAACCAATCAATGGAAAAAGTAGAAAAAGCTTTAGTAGCAGAATTTAATGTGACGATTCGATAA
- the racE gene encoding glutamate racemase has protein sequence MNNHGAIGFIDSGVGGLTVVKEALRQLPNERLIYLGDTARCPYGPRPAEQVVQFTWEMTHFLLEKNIKMLVIACNTATAVALEEIKAELDIPVVGVILPGTRAALKATKNNRIGVIGTAGTIKSSAYEAALKSKAPNTFVSSLACPKFVPIVESNEFNSSVAKKVVSETLSPLQLKKLDTLILGCTHYPLLRPLIQNVMGSQVKLIDSGAETVSEVSMLLDYFDIANTPQHKNKPNEFYTTGSVKMFKSIANDWLGLETIRVDQARLSNNLRGE, from the coding sequence TTGAATAATCATGGAGCAATAGGATTTATAGATTCTGGGGTCGGCGGACTTACGGTAGTAAAAGAAGCATTAAGACAACTGCCTAATGAACGCTTGATTTACCTTGGAGATACAGCAAGATGTCCTTATGGACCAAGACCTGCTGAACAAGTGGTGCAATTCACCTGGGAAATGACCCATTTTCTTTTAGAAAAAAATATCAAAATGTTAGTAATTGCTTGTAATACGGCTACAGCTGTTGCATTAGAAGAAATCAAGGCTGAATTGGATATACCAGTTGTTGGAGTGATTTTACCTGGGACAAGGGCAGCGCTCAAAGCAACTAAGAATAATCGTATTGGAGTGATTGGAACTGCTGGCACGATCAAAAGCAGTGCTTACGAGGCGGCTTTAAAAAGTAAAGCGCCTAATACCTTTGTTTCTAGTTTGGCATGTCCAAAATTTGTTCCAATCGTCGAAAGTAATGAGTTTAATTCTTCTGTAGCAAAAAAAGTTGTATCAGAAACTTTGAGCCCACTGCAATTAAAAAAACTGGATACCTTGATCTTGGGATGTACACATTATCCATTGTTACGTCCTTTAATCCAAAATGTAATGGGGAGTCAGGTGAAACTAATCGATTCAGGAGCTGAAACAGTGAGTGAAGTGAGTATGTTATTAGATTATTTTGATATCGCAAATACTCCTCAACACAAAAATAAACCTAATGAGTTTTATACAACAGGTTCAGTAAAAATGTTTAAATCAATCGCAAATGATTGGCTAGGTTTAGAAACAATTAGAGTAGATCAGGCTCGATTATCTAATAATTTACGAGGTGAATAA